TGCATCAATAAGCCTCTTCCCATCGGTTGAATGTGAATTTCTATGTGCACTGGCaatgactggtgaccagtccagagtgtgccCACTTTTTCCCAAGCCAGCCGCAAGGAAAGGCCTGGGTCCTGCTCCCATTGCCGTAGCGCTCTCCACCATTGCTGAAGACACCTCTGTCGGCAAACCACTCAGAGCCACCgctgttttttaatgttattttaatagtATTCTTATCGTGATAtttgatacagtatatgtttagGTGGGTTAGACTGAGTCAATTGTCTTTAGCCTACTATAGCAATTATATCAGTGCCTCAAAATTCCAGTTTCACTATTGAATTGAATGGGATAACAGCATTGATTgtcattttgtatatatttttttccccattttcctTACTCtctttatttcttcttcaccCTGCCTTCGTTGTCCTTCCTTCTCCCTGTTCTTCCTGCCTTTTAATATGGTCCTCCAGCTAATAAAGTCCTGTAAACGACAGAGTATTATAATTAAGGAGGATGGGCCATGGCAGATCAGGCAGCTAATCAGTTACACAGGCTCTGGGACCTGCCGGCTGTGTGTTCTGGATTTACCAGGACCAGTTTGTCAACTGTAATTGGTGCCAAAGACGCTTTTAATGAGGACAAGATGTGAACATGCATTTGAGGCTCAAGCAGGCTGGGTTTGGGGCATCGCTGAGTCTGTTTTTCACCAGGCCCAGTCCATTAGGCTACTGTTTGTCTGCTTTAAAATTTGCAGGCCTTccctgcattcatttttcttcttctattgtGAATTACTTCAATGTTCTGCCATGTCATGCTAAGAGAGACAGAAGAAACAATATACATAGAGGAGGTTTTCTCAACAAAGTAAAATGTTGAATTAATTACTGTAGTACAGCTTCACAAAAATTGCAATCTCAATTCACACTAACATGCATTTCTTATCTAGCTGTgttcaaaccaaaaaaatatcccaGAGAATCATGATCTTAATTCTATGCAAGGGAATTGTGATTCACATTTTTGCACAATTACTTTGCTTTACTTTACAATTGCtttgcagattttttaaaagtgcaaTCTGGCTTTTTTAACAATGTGTAAGTGTGCATTGTGTTCCGCGTCCTTTTGGTGTATTAGAACGATTTGTCGGTGCTCTATCGgtgtatgtgtttgttattgtacgtatttactactgctactatTATAGAGGGTGTATTGTCTCTGTATGTATTTACATGACTGTATGAGCATAGTACGATCACACAGGTGACAACAGCCGGCTAAATATAGAGCCACAACTGTCCTTATTGGCAATCTCCTTTGTGCcgctagcaaactagctaactgtctgagctgcttgctaaccaccaataaacaatagaagaagaagaagaagcagctaaCCGGCTAAATTAATCTTCATTTCAACGAGTAGGACGAGGAGGACGACGGCAGTAGCAATATGCTTTAACAAGGACACAGAAACACTACAGCCGAACAGTGCGAGGACGAGACACGGTCAGAGGAGTGAAGACACGGGAGTTGCTTATTAATGGGTCCAACCTTGTAGATTGATAATTAAAATTCTAATGACATTTGAACTTTAAGAGTGTTTAAATGAGtgaaaaatgtgagaaaatgttattGCCTGAAAAGTGTATGAAttgtagtgtgtttttttttacagccataaaacatatacaataattgtaaacaaatgaagaCAAGATTTCACTTGTTGGCTATTTTGGGAATCTATCccccgcaataaacgagggaacactgtaatCCTAACGTAAGATAAAGAATATCTGCCAAGTTTAGAGAACTTAAGAACTTGACAAGCAGAGTTGTGGATGCAGCACAAGTTGCATAAGACCTTCGTGGGGATTTTTCAAATTTGGCCTTTTTAACCCTGCTACTATAAATTATGTGCAGCTGCTGCAGCATAGAACACCTCACCTTTTTATGCATGTTTTATAGCGCTTAGATTTTCATATGAATCCCACTATTATCCAGACAACACATTGTTACGAACCTTTCTGGACACAAAAGCTATGTTAAAACTATCAGTCAATGATTAAACAGGACCAATGCTTGAGTccacccccctaaaaaaaaaaaaactataaaatttTGTGTGAAGTTCCGTTTGATCTAATGAAAAGTATGTGCTTTGGCCAAGTATTTACCCAAATGTGCTTCTAGTAATATTTGAAAGGCAATAATTTACAACTTGTTCCAAGTTCAGATTTGTAGAAAGTTACAATAAGGAGCAAAAGGAGAAACACGCACAGGGAGGCTAAAGGGGCAAGTCGACCTCGCACAACAATAAGCATATGTGTTTGGCGCCATTCTTCAGCTTTGCGTGTCAGTCTGGAACTGTAGGACGGCTATGTTTGCCAAGCATCAAGACTAAATATTCCTTAATGATGACTGGTCTCTCAAAGGCTTTGCCTTGAGCCTGTATAGTTTAAACAATAAACTATACAAGAGTAAAATAGAGGTGTAATAATAGAGCGAGGCTCTATTTGTCCCTCCTAGCCTCACCTAAGTAAAGTCAGCTCAACAAGGCACAAGGAAAAACTATGTACATGCCAGGGGGGCACGTTGTGTTCTGGAAAGGACTAATGAGATGTGCTTCATTTTCTGTGACCTATAACATACTGGCAGGAGATTGGTTTATGCTAAAGGGGATATGTGAAAACATGCAGGACGGTGGTATGGCTGATTGAGCCCAGTGGATTAGCATTACATTCTGTGTGGGAAATGTGAACACTTATGGCCCAGAACCTTAGCATAGAAAGATACTTCATTGTGTTCCTATATACAGTATCTCCGCTTTATATATTACTCTAATTAAAGCTACTATCACCAATGAATAGTTAACATTCCAGACACGGACCCAGAGTTGGCTACCAACCTTTATATTAATGATGTTGTTCTTGTGGCAGTCTGTCCTATGTGTGTTAGACTCAAACACTGTGGAATGTGCCGCAGTGGTTCCATTCCATTAATGTGTCAGAAGGACATGAAACAGAGGATCAGCTCAGGTGTTGATTTGATCCAAAGAATACAGTCCCtgatttttatttaaacacGGACCAAATTTCACCCTGTGCTTCCATGTCAAACTGCAACCAATCCTGTCATTATTTCACTGTGActatgattttattcatttaaggGAGCCAGGGTTAGGATTGTACTTTTGTATGGCCAAGACCTGTGCCAAAGTGAATAGTTTATTCCTTTTCTGTCCTGAACAGTTTCCACTCTGAAGTGTAGGGCCCAATGATTTCCGCGTTACCAGAATCGCGGTCGGATTTTGCAGAATTGGCCAATATAAACGGAATTTACTGTTAAACGCGGAATCTCACGGAAAGtgacataatgtgaatgaagtgatgtcatcataaGGAGAAGGAATGctcgtgtggggaagtatttccccGATAGACCGCTCAATTGTGGCAAAATCTTTTCACAAACACTAACCCGCCCCTTCCCGAACTGAACATGTCAAAACAGCAGTGAAAAAGCTCGGAAACTCCTCTCTTAcggagcgtgaatggaagctagctgggttagtttagtttagcagagcatgctggtgctgctgtgtgtgttctaTAGTCAGGCTGGATGAGCCATGTTTACACCATGTCAGCTATCGTTTTACAATGCCCGCTAATGACGTGAAGATTCTGAATTGAAAAAAGGGCAGGTTTATTCCTGTACCCCCAACTGTCAAGAcacattctcaacacacacaacacacttgcAGCTTTTAAAATAAGATGACTATTCGCCACATATTGTCtaattttgtaaacaaaataagagtgcgAAACAAATATCTTACATTAATAATGAGATGATGGCTACAGCTTCCTTAATCACGAGCATGGGCGTTATTGTTTTAAGATTTTGCAGCAGGGGCTGACATCTATTTCTACATCTATTTCTCAATTACTGGGCAATAATGGCCAAATATGTATTGCATCAATACATTTTATAGTGCCCAAGAAGTGTATACAGTTTTCTAAAGGGTCTTTTCTTCTAGATCAAGAAAGCGTATCGACAGAAAGCTCTGACATGCCATCCAGACAAGAACCCAGACAACCCAAAAGCAGGTGAGTTTGTTTTTCCCATtcctttagatcaggggtgtcaaactcatgccaaggagggccgagacattacaggttttctttccaaccagtttctccagcaggtgatttaattgacagctccttccctcaaaccaaaggaggcttaatcattaaaatcacctgctttagtgatttagtgaataatgtattattcacattgaagtgaacccattattcattcactccccagtcacacactggtggtgatAACAGCAGACCAGGGGTAGACTGATGGAAACATATACGCGCTTATGGCGTatatcattcacattcattttttGGCACTGGAGGCAAGGTGAGTGAAGGGACGCAACAACAGTGGTTGGAGGGAGCAAGGATCTAACCGCCAACCTTCCAGTTTTCCCTGTTTTTGGATGAAATAATAAACGGCACAATTTCAGAAGTACCGATTTGGCTTTGTGTCAGTTAATACACAATAGTACACCCAACCTGTTTCGACAAAGCTCCATTAAGATTTAGAAACAAAGTAGAGTGGGATCTTCGTTTGCTCTGATTTTTGAGCCAGACAGAATCAGCCAAATTACATCCTGCTTTGCTTTTGGAGCTGTCTGGCACTCTGTCACAAACCAGCAAATCTATAATCACACAAGGAAATCTCTGTATACCTTCTTTGTCATCAGGGCATAAAGACACCTTGGAAAAAAACTAGTCAGGTTTTCATATGAGGTTTATATGTGGCTTTTGGATGGCTCAGACAACTCTTAATTATGTCATGCGGGGAAAAAATGGGAAATTGGTGGGGCTGGGGCTTGAGAGGGATAATGTAAAAGCAGGGGGTCGGTTTCCCAGAAATGGAAAAGAAGCGGTTTGGAGGGCCTCAGCACTTGAACCCACACATGGACAGACTTTGTCCCAATAGCACAAGACTGCAGCCAGTCTGGGATGTGCAGCCTCTCTGGGGAAGGTTGCATGTGTTTGGGAGGTGAGTTTGAGGTCATGATTCTTCATTAAAGATGGCACCCGCTTCCACTCCTCCCCCCCTTAAAACTCCAACATTGTGACAGTTTGAGGTGACCCAAAGGCATGGCACGTCTCTCCCAGTTGGATTTCATTCCATCTTATTATTTAAGTGTAGGTAACATGACCTGCTCTGCTGGCAGTATGGTCCCAGAGCCTCCTGTTAGTTTCAATTTGCCAATCCCCATTGGAAGTAACCATATCGGCTCACCAGGCCTCCCATAAGAGAATAATTAAGCCTGGCTGGTATAGTGCAGCAGTGCAGCGGTTGCATGATAGGGAGCACTTGTGGTCTTGTATgctttggtgtgtgtgtcagatgacaactgaggCGGTGGGGAATATTGCGTGGTAGTGATGATTGCGGCATTGGCCCCTCTAGGCGCTCTAATGGAAGACATGGGGGCTTGTGCATCATTGCTAGGTTGAGTCATTGAAGATGTTGTGACTTTCTGGCATCTTTAGGACATCAATCTCAGCcttgtaaagtgtctttttcAAAAGCTATTGTATGTATCAAAATGacaaattgaacatttttttttatttaacagatTTAGTGGGTCTCCTTTTTTCATCTCATTACCTCTCTTTCCACATTACTCTAGCTGAGCTCTTTCACCAGTTGTCCCAGGCTCTGGAGGTGCTTACTGATGCTGCTGCCAAGGCAAGTTCACTGTGACCTCTTGTACAAATCATGATATACACACGAGCGCTGATGCACATATCCTGACATTTATGATGCTGTTTTTAGGCCGCCTATGACAAGATTTGCGCTGCCAAAAAACAAGCGGAGGAACGAAACCGCAAACTTGATGACAAAAGAAAGAAGATTAAGCTCGGTGAGTTCCCCATGTTGAGAACCTACTTGAACTTTACGACTTGATTTGAGTGGGGTTAATTACCCACAATTTGTATTCAAGTAATATGAATGTTCTATTATGTTTTATGTGTAGAACCATCTAACTTCCTTCAATTGGCTCTTGACAGACCTTGAAGCAAGAGAACGACAAGCAGAGGCTCAAACCCAAGATGAAGTGCAAATCACAAGAACACTCGAAGAAGAGGTGAGAGAAGTATCTAGAACAGAGCGAATATAGACGTCTTAACGACCAGACCTCAGGCATTTCCCAAGGTTACAAGGTATTTTAATATACGTATTAAAGACCAGTCTGGAGCTTACCCAAGtgctatttattttgtttttttggtcacgTTCTCCATTTTTATGGAGGTGAAAGCTATGTCATCACCAGATGATGCTGCATGATGTGACAGACTTTGCTCAGATTCAGAGATAAAAGAAACCGGTATACGTGTTTCGAGGTTGATTCCTAGCATATGGTGTTAAATGGATTtttgacgagtggttagcacgcaggcctcacagctaggagactcaagttcaattccacccttggccatctctttgtggagtttgcgtgttctccgtgggtttgtttgggttttccccggggactcctcccacattccaaatatatgcatcctaggttaattggcgactccaaattgtccataggtatgaatgtgagtgtgaatggttgtttgtctatatgtgccctgtgattggctggcgaccaagacaggtgaagacagctgtgatagacCAGCATccacgtgaccctcgtgaggataagtagaaaatgaatgaatgaatggcttttTGCCTTATGTAAAAAGATACCACTAGGTATCACCAGTAGGGGGCACTGCATATGTAACTTGTGTTTTCAGAGGCCCTGACATCTTGGTGTGCATGCAAATCCTGTGTTTGCCTTCTCagccatatttttgttttgatacATTGCAAAGCTGATTTGATTGTTTACATCTGGGGGACATGACAGGGACCTGCAAAACAACTTTTGTTCTTATATTGTGGCATTTTTCTCCATTCCTTTGGAATCTTTGAAAAATTGTGGTACAAACATTCATAAATACTGTTGTTAAATGATGACGGAAGATTAATATTTTCTCAACACTCCAAGTTTTTACATTTCTgtattgtgtgtcttttttccaCCAGATAGCTCGTTTGAGGGAGGAGGGCTCCAGACAACTTGAAGAAGAACAGAGGCTCATCAGGGAGCAGATCCAAAAAGAAAGAGAAACACAGCAGAACTCCGACTACACTCAGAGAAGTACTTCCATTTTCAATTTATAACCCGCATGCTTGTTTGCGGGTTAACCAGCACAGCACCATGAGGTTCCTTCTTGCCTGCATGAGTTCCCAGTAGCAACATTGTTTTACCTCTCATATGAGTGACCCTTTATAATCAAACTGTCAGTCCATCTGTCAGTTTTCTTCAGGCAGCCCGTGGTTCACCAGATATTagtcacacaaaacacaataacTAAATGTATATGGGAATTTTTGCCCGCAACATGCAGGAATAGATGACTTATATTTTCTTGGCAGCAAGACATTTTGGCATGTTTATATAGGAATGCCAAACATCACTCACACACCCACGCACACAACTCAAACATCAAACCTGACCTCATGATCATATTTTTGCATGACCCCCCAGTGTTTCTATGTTGGAGACATAAGGGAAAAATAGTTCAGTAAATCAATGCTATGGATGTGAAGGTAAAGGAAGTTGGGGGTGTTGGCTCAAGATTAGACCTCTTTTTGTGGCTGGGCAATTACTCATGCATAGTCAGCACGTCTTAAACTTGCACGCAGTCAGGCCCCCCAAAGTCTGGAGCAGTACTCCCTCTCAAGAGGCACGCTGTAGATCACAAGTTTGTTGCAATCGCCGTGTGACAGCCAAAATTAAATGGCTATCCATATGCACGTATCCATGGCTGCATCAATAAAGCAGTTTCTCTATCTTTAACGTCATCAACTCATCTCTCTTCCTGTTTTTCAGACTTTGGTGGAGAGAGATGTTCCAGGAGCAACATCACCCCAAAACTGAAGGTAAATCTGTGAAGGTAGCAGTCAGAGATGAGAAAGGGAAGAGAGACAcataaaatgtacacatttcacATTCATTATTTAAGATCATTCAAGCCGTTTCACAACAgggtttataatatttaatccCGGTAGCCTTGaacatgggtctcaaactctcGGCCTGGGACCATATTTCTGTGtatttcatataaatataatttatatattgtgGTAAACTTGAGGTGGTCAGAGGCACTTCAGTTTGATTAAAGGAGAGGGCTGTTTAATAGAGCAAGTCATATCCAATACTGAACTCGGAGTGACCTTGACTCAGAGTGAAATGAACAGCAGCGTCACAAGACTACAATGATAGTGCAAGCACAAAAATAACAGCACAACATGTAACCACACATAGGGAAACTACTACTGTAAGGAATAATAAACACCTGCAGTATGTTAACTGTTAAAACCTACACTAACACAATAACTTTAGCaatgttttacaaaaaaagtgccacaaggcatgctggaaaGGTGGAAACACAGCCAGGTCTCTGGCACCAAAGAGTAGGCAAGAGAAGCCTAAGTTCTGGACAAGCCCTTCATAATctgaattattactttttttttttttttttttttagatacatGAAACATTTTCTTTGCTTTACCCAGACTCTACCTCCAGCAGCaaagttgagtttgagacccctggtctaggttgTTAATGGACAC
The sequence above is drawn from the Doryrhamphus excisus isolate RoL2022-K1 chromosome 13, RoL_Dexc_1.0, whole genome shotgun sequence genome and encodes:
- the dnajc17 gene encoding dnaJ homolog subfamily C member 17 isoform X2, whose protein sequence is METYTRLWRISFTFIFWHWRQAELFHQLSQALEVLTDAAAKAAYDKICAAKKQAEERNRKLDDKRKKIKLDLEARERQAEAQTQDEVQITRTLEEEIARLREEGSRQLEEEQRLIREQIQKERETQQNSDYTQRNFGGERCSRSNITPKLKLKWKCKKDDETNGGYCQEFIFKLLQKYGDVLNVIISSKKRGSAVVEFATVRAAELAVKNESGRSENPLKISWLEGQPEVAPASHFMSAQGSLSNERDYESVVMMKMRQAAERQRLIEQMQKEDEEDETIS